A part of Calditrichota bacterium genomic DNA contains:
- a CDS encoding SpoIIE family protein phosphatase: MKKSIAISVSLLILLILLAEFFINENAGAETFSPRSFVIIFVVLFCYFISQSWAQSLSIYGKIKIILALNLLLFAINYFSSLSFDQFAKSSLNIPGLLVFLSDLVFIGLLLSLIHGLVSIQRKKNTRRNFIIFLVFLFSFSLFGQQMTYAYSRKFSPTFPIAMSSRSLYDIFIVLFMIYAMVINSFRLRWIKFLNKSQKIKTFFVSAMIIFLLVLLISKSGHLLGDISAVAHRLFTASITFVIVYFSFSIILILLYLPTAGALDRKTKELASLQQLSRSILGVFDLNKVFDIILQQTIEITGSNYSWLILKESGKRSFRLMAENGMPDKMKDVFCQPTKLNVVKWINDHKNVLMIDRVGKDDRVSDIEKWRHRSGSLLAIPLISNKKILGILFAVKNTEYGFMADDRSLLAMFANNAAIAIENAQLVEKSLTREKYEQELKVAHEAQMKLLPATTPDIPSLEISAVCITANEVGGDYYDFFQYSKNSLGVAIGDVSGKGAEAAFYMAEGKGILESFGQIDRVPAELLCKANEVLYKTLDAKTFISMLFGVFDLKKGIVSFSRAGHCPLLYWKAEDEMVYLVEPLGMALGLISGSVFKTTLSQEDVKYKKGDIFVLFTDGVTEAMNESQEEFGEDRLCELVIEHHQSSAFEIQSAILAEIKSFVGDASQHDDLSLIVIKPK, translated from the coding sequence TTGAAAAAATCAATAGCAATTTCCGTTTCTTTGTTGATTTTGCTCATTCTGTTAGCAGAATTTTTTATCAATGAGAACGCCGGCGCTGAAACTTTTTCTCCTCGTTCGTTTGTCATTATTTTTGTCGTGTTGTTTTGCTATTTTATTTCGCAGTCGTGGGCGCAATCGCTGTCCATTTACGGAAAAATTAAAATCATTCTCGCTCTGAATTTATTGCTTTTTGCGATCAATTATTTCTCCTCCTTATCCTTTGACCAGTTTGCCAAAAGCAGTTTAAATATCCCCGGCTTGCTGGTTTTTCTGTCCGATCTGGTTTTTATCGGCCTCTTGCTCAGCCTCATTCATGGACTCGTCAGCATTCAACGCAAAAAAAATACGAGAAGAAATTTCATCATTTTTCTTGTTTTTTTGTTTAGCTTCAGCCTGTTTGGTCAGCAAATGACCTATGCCTATAGCAGAAAATTTTCGCCCACATTCCCCATAGCAATGAGCTCGAGAAGTTTGTACGATATATTCATCGTTCTTTTTATGATTTACGCCATGGTGATTAATTCATTCCGGTTGCGGTGGATAAAGTTCCTGAATAAAAGTCAGAAGATAAAAACGTTTTTTGTCTCTGCAATGATTATTTTTCTTTTAGTGCTATTAATATCAAAGTCTGGCCATTTACTGGGAGACATCAGCGCAGTCGCTCATCGGCTGTTCACTGCGTCGATCACTTTTGTTATTGTCTATTTTTCATTTTCTATCATATTGATTTTGCTGTATTTACCAACGGCAGGCGCGCTCGACAGAAAAACAAAAGAACTCGCCTCTTTGCAGCAACTCTCGCGCTCCATATTAGGTGTATTTGATCTGAACAAAGTGTTTGATATCATTTTGCAGCAGACAATTGAAATCACCGGCTCAAATTATAGCTGGCTCATCTTAAAGGAAAGCGGCAAGCGGAGTTTCCGATTGATGGCGGAAAATGGCATGCCTGACAAAATGAAGGACGTTTTTTGTCAACCTACAAAATTGAACGTTGTCAAATGGATTAATGACCACAAAAACGTGCTAATGATTGATCGGGTTGGCAAGGATGACCGCGTTTCTGACATCGAGAAATGGAGACACCGTTCTGGTTCACTGTTAGCCATACCTTTAATTTCAAACAAAAAAATTCTGGGAATTTTGTTTGCTGTTAAAAATACTGAATACGGATTTATGGCAGATGATCGCAGTTTGTTGGCGATGTTTGCCAATAACGCGGCGATTGCCATTGAAAACGCGCAATTGGTGGAAAAATCTTTAACAAGAGAAAAGTACGAACAGGAATTGAAAGTGGCGCACGAAGCGCAAATGAAACTTTTGCCCGCGACAACGCCTGACATTCCCTCGCTGGAAATAAGCGCTGTCTGCATCACGGCAAATGAAGTCGGCGGTGATTATTATGATTTTTTTCAATACAGCAAAAATTCGCTGGGCGTCGCGATTGGCGATGTATCCGGCAAGGGGGCAGAGGCGGCATTTTACATGGCCGAAGGCAAGGGCATTCTGGAATCGTTCGGCCAAATCGACCGCGTTCCCGCGGAATTGCTTTGCAAAGCGAACGAAGTATTGTACAAAACTCTGGACGCGAAAACTTTCATCAGCATGCTCTTTGGCGTTTTTGATTTGAAAAAGGGAATTGTTAGCTTTTCCCGCGCCGGCCACTGCCCATTGCTTTACTGGAAAGCCGAAGATGAAATGGTTTATCTTGTGGAACCTTTAGGTATGGCTTTGGGCCTGATTTCCGGCAGCGTGTTTAAAACGACGCTCAGTCAGGAAGACGTTAAATATAAGAAAGGCGATATTTTTGTTTTGTTCACTGACGGCGTCACAGAAGCAATGAATGAGAGCCAAGAGGAATTTGGCGAGGATCGATTGTGTGAGTTGGTTATTGAGCACCATCAAAGTTCCGCGTTCGAAATTCAGTCAGCCATTTTAGCGGAAATTAAGTCATTTGTCGGCGACGCCAGTCAGCACGACGATCTCAGCCTGATAGTGATAAAACCGAAATGA
- a CDS encoding STAS domain-containing protein, whose product MDSFEVAGRRQEKVEILAIKGYLDAHTAPSLENALQELVTAEKYQIVINFKDLAYISSAGLGVIMGFIENVRDHGGDIKLCEMNAKIYRVFDLLGFPKIYDITDKEAEAVKKFNS is encoded by the coding sequence ATGGATTCATTTGAAGTCGCTGGTCGTCGCCAGGAAAAAGTCGAAATTCTGGCGATCAAGGGATATTTAGACGCACATACGGCTCCTTCGCTTGAAAATGCGCTGCAGGAATTAGTTACTGCGGAAAAATATCAGATTGTGATCAATTTCAAAGACTTGGCTTATATCAGCAGCGCCGGTCTGGGCGTGATCATGGGATTTATTGAAAATGTTCGCGATCACGGCGGAGACATCAAGCTGTGCGAGATGAACGCGAAAATTTATCGTGTGTTTGATCTTTTGGGCTTCCCCAAAATTTACGACATCACTGACAAAGAAGCCGAAGCGGTGAAAAAATTTAACAGTTGA
- a CDS encoding ATP-binding protein, producing the protein METHKQTYRLKIPGETENLELIRSFVSHIAQMGGFDEDDIYKIELAVDEACANVIKHAYKGRKKENIDLVIEIDFNKLTIIITDQGVGFDVDKILNRDMKEYLAQMKVGGLGIHLIKSLMDDVEFKSQPGEKTEVRMTKYFVKDGKIEGKQSNE; encoded by the coding sequence TTGGAAACTCATAAACAAACATATCGCCTGAAAATTCCGGGTGAAACTGAAAATCTAGAGCTCATTCGATCCTTTGTTTCTCATATCGCGCAGATGGGTGGTTTTGATGAGGACGATATTTACAAAATCGAACTCGCTGTGGACGAGGCGTGCGCTAATGTGATCAAACACGCGTACAAGGGACGAAAAAAAGAAAATATCGATCTCGTTATTGAAATTGATTTTAATAAATTGACTATTATCATTACCGACCAAGGTGTCGGGTTCGACGTCGACAAGATTCTGAATCGGGACATGAAAGAATATCTGGCGCAAATGAAAGTTGGCGGATTGGGAATTCACCTCATCAAATCGCTCATGGATGATGTGGAGTTCAAATCCCAACCCGGCGAAAAAACAGAGGTGCGCATGACGAAATATTTTGTCAAGGACGGCAAAATAGAAGGCAAGCAATCTAATGAATGA
- a CDS encoding SpoIIE family protein phosphatase has product MNENDNFKKNISLDESETPQRKLDEKLMELHTLFEVSQTINSSLNLNTILDNVLLTPMGKMLISRGIILLKDEEKNGFFVKSCKGLPAAELLERKAFNDFELTAPTNVASLENENGPVRDYFRDLKITLLLPIRSSDRLIGIVGLGAKMNGCDFQQSELAYLQSVANIAAPTVQNGLMVMKLQQVNRRLDKKILELNTLFEIGRELITTLDQKKILNMLSYAIMGEMLVNRCIIFLEADGDYCLASTKGMRPDDDLTEIRSQEFLQKLFGLKKPVDVRKKAASFSAGIWEEFQNMGFAVLVPMVLHDAVRGIIAIGEKITSVPFEAEDLEFLSTLGNEALISLENARLFQEELEKKRMEEELTLAREIQQKLLPPTCPSYKKFEIAGVNVSSLQVSGDYFDCIPLDEQRVCLAIADVSGKGTPASLLMANLQATLNALMEPNTNLVEITGKINNLIHKNTNYDKFITFFICVLDVESGELEYVNAGHNPPILARKDGNYDLLSTGGLLLGMMPNVPFEKGTTEMREGDWLVMYTDGVTEAQDKTGDEFGDERLIEFILKNRENSAEKMKQALLNEVKEFTENLPQSDDITLVIVKARN; this is encoded by the coding sequence ATGAATGAAAATGATAACTTTAAAAAAAACATTTCTTTAGACGAGTCTGAAACCCCACAGCGAAAATTAGACGAAAAACTGATGGAGCTGCACACCCTGTTTGAAGTCAGCCAGACGATCAATTCTTCGCTGAATTTGAACACTATTCTGGACAACGTGCTACTGACACCAATGGGGAAAATGCTTATTTCGCGCGGCATCATTCTCCTCAAAGATGAGGAAAAAAATGGCTTCTTCGTCAAGAGCTGCAAGGGATTACCGGCAGCAGAATTGCTGGAAAGAAAGGCTTTCAATGATTTTGAGCTGACAGCTCCGACAAATGTTGCGTCGTTAGAAAACGAAAACGGCCCGGTTCGCGACTATTTCCGTGATTTGAAAATCACGCTTCTTTTGCCCATTCGTTCGAGCGACAGACTGATCGGCATTGTCGGCTTGGGCGCAAAAATGAACGGCTGTGACTTTCAACAATCGGAACTGGCATATTTGCAATCTGTCGCCAATATTGCCGCACCGACCGTTCAGAACGGCCTGATGGTGATGAAATTGCAACAGGTCAATCGCCGCCTCGATAAAAAAATACTGGAACTCAATACTTTGTTCGAGATCGGGCGGGAATTGATCACAACGCTGGATCAGAAAAAAATACTCAACATGCTCAGCTACGCCATAATGGGCGAGATGCTGGTTAATCGGTGCATTATTTTTTTGGAGGCCGACGGGGACTATTGTTTGGCGTCAACAAAAGGGATGCGCCCTGACGATGATTTGACTGAAATCCGGAGCCAGGAATTTTTGCAGAAACTTTTCGGATTGAAAAAACCGGTGGATGTGCGTAAAAAAGCAGCATCTTTTTCTGCTGGGATTTGGGAAGAATTTCAAAATATGGGCTTTGCCGTTCTCGTTCCCATGGTTTTGCACGATGCCGTACGCGGCATCATTGCCATCGGAGAAAAAATTACCAGCGTTCCTTTTGAAGCGGAAGATCTGGAATTTCTGTCAACGCTGGGAAATGAAGCGCTCATCAGCCTTGAAAATGCCCGGCTTTTTCAGGAGGAATTGGAAAAGAAGCGTATGGAAGAAGAGTTGACGCTCGCCAGAGAAATCCAGCAAAAATTACTTCCACCGACGTGCCCGAGTTACAAAAAATTCGAGATTGCCGGCGTCAATGTGTCCAGCTTGCAGGTCAGCGGCGATTACTTTGACTGCATTCCGCTTGACGAACAACGCGTCTGTCTTGCTATTGCTGACGTTTCCGGCAAAGGCACGCCGGCGTCGCTGCTCATGGCGAATTTGCAAGCCACGTTGAACGCGCTGATGGAGCCGAACACCAATTTGGTTGAAATCACCGGAAAAATTAATAACCTGATTCACAAAAATACCAACTACGACAAGTTTATCACTTTTTTCATTTGTGTGCTCGACGTCGAATCGGGAGAATTGGAGTACGTCAACGCCGGCCATAATCCGCCGATTTTGGCGCGAAAGGACGGAAATTACGATTTGCTGTCCACGGGCGGTTTGCTGTTGGGAATGATGCCGAACGTGCCGTTCGAAAAAGGGACCACAGAAATGCGCGAAGGCGACTGGCTGGTCATGTACACCGACGGCGTCACAGAAGCGCAGGACAAAACAGGGGACGAGTTCGGCGACGAGCGGTTGATTGAATTTATTTTAAAAAATAGAGAAAATTCAGCGGAAAAAATGAAACAAGCGCTGCTGAATGAAGTGAAAGAATTCACAGAAAATTTGCCTCAAAGTGACGATATTACATTGGTAATTGTCAAGGCGAGAAATTAA
- a CDS encoding SpoIIE family protein phosphatase: protein MASILLVDDDKNILFLLSEALKRDYDDLTMALGGEKALEIIKENDFDLVISDLQMPRVDGMEILRATKEKNRETEVLIVTGYGSVRTAVNAMKSGAFDYLSKPIDVEELRLKAAQALKHRDLKIQNEQQQRAIAEFNEMIQRDLNLAEQVHRSLIPESTRIENIDIGIKYQPMISLGGDFADIYYDQNRYLFITLIDVTGHGISASLLVNRICTEVRRLVREELDPGEILFHLNNFIIEVFDSMGMFLTAMVLKLDLEKFSLTYAGSAHPDLLIFDTDERSAKRFPAQNLIIGFEKTDPQNFKQNSVKLNPGDRIFLYTDGLIEAENENRNQLGINGLIKIIEALPNKKVRDFVDEILAKLDKQDYNQVRDDVFLIGVEILDSR from the coding sequence ATGGCATCGATTTTGCTGGTGGATGACGACAAGAATATTTTATTTCTGTTATCAGAAGCATTAAAAAGAGATTATGACGATTTGACCATGGCGCTCGGCGGCGAGAAAGCGCTGGAGATCATCAAAGAGAATGATTTTGATCTTGTCATTTCCGATTTGCAAATGCCGCGCGTTGACGGAATGGAAATTTTGCGCGCGACAAAAGAGAAGAATCGCGAAACAGAAGTGTTGATTGTGACCGGCTATGGCAGCGTGCGCACCGCGGTCAATGCCATGAAATCCGGAGCGTTTGACTATTTGTCCAAGCCCATTGACGTGGAAGAGTTGCGGCTCAAAGCGGCGCAGGCGCTGAAACATCGCGATTTGAAAATTCAAAACGAACAGCAGCAGCGCGCCATCGCGGAATTTAATGAAATGATTCAGCGCGATTTGAATCTGGCGGAGCAGGTGCACCGTAGCCTGATTCCCGAATCGACACGAATCGAAAATATCGATATCGGCATTAAATACCAACCGATGATCAGCCTCGGCGGCGATTTTGCCGATATTTATTACGATCAAAATAGATATCTTTTCATTACGCTGATCGACGTGACGGGCCACGGCATCAGCGCATCGCTGTTGGTGAACCGGATTTGTACCGAAGTGAGAAGGCTGGTGCGCGAAGAACTCGATCCGGGCGAAATTTTGTTTCATCTCAACAATTTCATCATCGAAGTGTTCGACAGCATGGGCATGTTTTTGACAGCGATGGTTTTGAAATTGGATTTAGAGAAATTTTCTCTCACTTACGCCGGCAGCGCCCATCCGGACCTTCTCATTTTTGATACGGACGAAAGAAGTGCGAAACGCTTTCCTGCGCAAAATTTAATTATCGGTTTTGAAAAAACTGATCCGCAAAATTTTAAACAAAATAGCGTAAAATTGAACCCGGGCGACAGGATATTTCTTTACACCGACGGTTTAATTGAAGCTGAAAACGAAAACCGTAACCAGTTGGGAATTAATGGTTTAATAAAAATAATTGAAGCTTTGCCAAATAAAAAAGTGCGCGATTTTGTCGATGAGATTCTTGCTAAACTTGACAAGCAGGATTACAATCAGGTGCGGGATGATGTGTTTTTGATTGGGGTGGAGATTTTGGATTCCCGATAG